A portion of the Pagrus major chromosome 8, Pma_NU_1.0 genome contains these proteins:
- the isg20 gene encoding apoptosis-enhancing nuclease, with translation MMAELSKRSKASSWGLLNNYRYLCKKSLMLRVMENTKVRKKCQQNMKIPNMKRKLTDNHNEPLGTNKLVKKTKSSNSGQESQSSLNSENRSAETSKSGFADHHSLATALRDNWEVDSGFCSEASPPASGRSSPCLSSTMVVALDCEMVGTGPGGRCSELARCSILDYHGNILYDKYVQPCQPVTDYRTRWSGIRRHHLQNATPFTQAREEILSILEGKVVIGHSVYNDFEALDMLHPGHMVRDTSTTRLLSRLAGFPRERCPSLKILVSKLLNRRIQMGRRGHCSVEDAQAALDLYKLVEGEWEQELQNKLRDDDAPHEPSFASSNHYMQDEYWPDDVIAGSQ, from the exons ATGATGGCAGAGCTGTCAAAAAGGAGTAAAGCCTCCTCTTGGGGGCTTCTCAACAACTATCGGTATTTGTGCAAAAAATCCCTGATGCTTCGAGTCATGGAGAACACAAAAGTAAGGAAGAAATGCCAGCAGAATATGAAGATCCCAAACATGAAGAGGAAATTAACGGACAACCACAATGAACCACTTGGTACGAATAaacttgttaaaaaaacaaaatcaagcaaTTCAGGGCAGGAAAGTCAAAGTTCTCTGAACTCTGAGAACAGGAGTGCTGAGACATCTAAATCTGGATTCGCTGACCACCACAGTTTAGCCACAGCCCTCAGGGACAACTGGGAGGTGGACAGTGGTTTCTGCTCAGAGGCGAGTCCTCCAGCCAGTGGTCGAAGCTCACCGTGCCTCAGCTCAACCATGGTGGTAGCGTTGGACTGTGAGATGGTGGGGACCGGGCCTGGGGGGCGCTGCAGCGAGCTGGCACGCTGTAGCATCCTGGACTATCATGGCAACATATTGTATGATAAATATGTCCAACCGTGTCAGCCAGTCACAGACTACAGGACTCGCTGGAGTGGCATCAGGAGGCATCACCTGCAGAATGCCACACCGTTCACTCAGGCCAGGGAAGAG ATCCTCAGCATACTTGAGGGCAAAGTGGTCATCGGCCACTCCGTCTACAACGACTTTGAGGCGTTGGACATGCTCCATCCAGGTCACATGGTCAGGGACACGAGTACCACACGTCTCCTCAGCCGATTGGCTGGTTTCCCCCGCGAACGTTGCCCCTCCCTGAAAATCCTGGTCAGTAAGCTGCTCAACAGGAGGATACAG ATGGGGAGGAGAGGTCACTGCTCGGTGGAGGACGCTCAGGCCGCCCTCGACCTCTACAAGCTGGTGGAGGGTGAGTGGGAGCAGGAGCTGCAGAACAAGCTGAGGGACGACGATGCCCCACATGAGCCGAGCTTCGCCTCCTCAAACCACTACATGCAGGACGAGTACTGGCCAGATGATGTCATAGCTGGCAGCCAATGA